In Poecilia reticulata strain Guanapo linkage group LG1, Guppy_female_1.0+MT, whole genome shotgun sequence, one genomic interval encodes:
- the usp38 gene encoding ubiquitin carboxyl-terminal hydrolase 38, producing the protein MDKILEGLISSDHSVPVKRAIVKKVVEAAENDVTQEQCRALFTLTTRLILLGDDAFQKQIGLQVLGAYARYHRPEFELFFCKDFVLGLLQQGYGQLEHRDAAIIDYIHCCLRLLISCPSVLETFSAIQVEVLRMVCERPEPALCARLSTLLSDFMQCIPREKSGVLFCQQLVRTISCFQCCANEERELREYVGQVTKVSTLLQNIWKAEPATLLPSLQEVFAIISSTDPSFDPSIALASLVQHIPVQMITVLIKSLTTDQNVRDASMTKALSRMIDWLSWPLAQHVDTWVIALLKGLAAVQKFTILIDVTLLKIEMVFNRLWYPIVRQGALSVLSHMLLSFQHSPEAFHLVVPLVHRLVQALNTDGLPTSQTFLLQFTELIHCMMYQYSGFPDLYDHILEVIKDFPKPSEEKIKLVLNQSAWTSQSNSFASGLLRPAGKSETGRTGLINLGNTCYMNSIIQTLFMATDFRRHVLSLHLNGSNTVMKRLQLLFAFLAHTQRAAYAPRNFLEVSRPPWFNVGSQQDCSEYLRFLLERLHEEEKTLHVLQSAKPTVASLVDPISRDPTTSEDRKDSHLVEAENRCANDGRTLIEQMFGGKLITGIRCMQCNSISEKEEPFTDLSLAFCPSSSSQGSPKAERPTEEGKVLCQGSVNGGSEAPEXSNVATNVQYEPVTNEPPLSVPDLVNYFLAPEILDEDNAYFCEKCVSLQRAERTMKVVSAPEYLILTLLRFSYDAKSHIRKKILDNVIIPPALRLPVHASATPVQWSSASSSPLQVDSPESSENLAKKLKPSQGEEEEERKMRLDEAEKMTRGRETSVQSVPYMLSSVVVHSGVSSESGHYYSYGRNINGADGTQHPAGLSPVKQDSASDQDACSLCTSEQGDSIPNTSLETKDWLLFNDSRVTYTSLQSVQNITNRFPKDTAYVLMYRKQELPGLNGNEGQMANGMRLSAEPPLQKELLDAIIKDNKLYLQEQELSARTQALQASSSSCSFRPNGSDDNNPPGSCGPSGGGGGGGGGGFNTISRLVF; encoded by the exons ATGGACAAGATTCTGGAGGGCCTGATCAGCTCAGATCACTCTGTCCCGGTGAAGAGGGCCATAGTGAAGAAGGTGGTTGAAGCAGCAGAGAACGACGTGACGCAGGAGCAGTGTCGAGCCCTGTTCACACTCACCACCCGCCTCATCTTACTCGGTGACGATGCTTTCCAGAAGCAGATCGGCCTGCAGGTTCTGGGGGCCTACGCTCGCTACCACCGGCCCGAGTTTGAGCTCTTCTTCTGCAAAGACTTTGTGCTCGGTTTACTCCAGCAGGGCTACGGGCAGCTGGAACACAGAGACGCTGCCATAATCGATTACATCCACTGCTGCCTGCGGCTGCTCATCAGCTGCCCCTCCGTCCTGGAGACCTTCAGTGCCATCCAAGTGGAGGTTTTGAGGATGGTGTGCGAACGGCCTGAGCCAGCTCTCTGCGCCCGACTAAGCACTTTGCTGTCAGACTTTATGCAGTGCATCCCGAGGGAAAAGTCAGGCGTCTTGTTCTGCCAGCAGCTAGTGAGGACCATCAGCTGCTTTCAGTGCTGTGCCAACGAAGAGCGGGAACTGAGAGAGTATGTAGGCCAGGTGACGAAGGTCAGCACTCTTCTACAGAACATCTGGAAGGCAGAGCCAGCCACACTGTTGCCCTCACTGCAAGAAGTCTTTGCTATTATCTCCTCCACAG acCCATCCTTTGACCCATCTATTGCCCTGGCTAGTCTGGTCCAGCACATCCCTGTCCAGATGATCACTGTGCTCATCAAAAGTCTCACCACAGACCAGAACGTCAGAGATGCAAGCATGACCAAAGCTCTCAGCCG aatgATTGACTGGTTGTCCTGGCCGCTGGCCCAACATGTGGATACCTGGGTCATCGCTCTGCTGAAAGGACTGGCTGCTGTTCAGAAGTTTACCATCCTTATAGATGTCACTCTGCTGAAAATTGAAATG GTATTCAACCGTCTGTGGTACCCTATTGTGCGGCAGGGGGCGCTATCCGTGCTTTCCCACATGCTGTTGAGCTTCCAGCACTCTCCTGAGGCCTTCCATTTG GTTGTTCCACTCGTGCACCGTCTAGTTCAGGCTCTAAACACAGATGGTCTCCCCACCAGTCAAACTTTCCTGCTCCAATTCACTGAGCTTATACACTGCATGATGTACCAGTACTCTGGCTTTCCTGACCTCTACGACCACATATTAGAAGTCATAAAG GATTTCCCAAAACCTTCAGAAGAGAAGATCAAGTTGGTGTTGAATCAAAGTGCCTGGACATCCCAGTCCAATTCGTTTGCTTCTGGTTTATTGAGGCCGGCTGGGAAGTCTGAGACAGGAAGGACAGGTCTGATCAACCTGGGGAACACCTGCTACATGAACAGCATCATCCAGACCCTTTTTATGGCAACAGA TTTCAGGAGGCACGTTTTGTCTTTACATCTAAATGGCTCCAACACAGTAATGAAGAGGCTGCAGCTCCTTTTTGCCTTCCTGGCACACACACAG AGGGCAGCATATGCTCCCAGAAACTTCTTGGAAGTGTCTCGTCCTCCCTGGTTCAACGTGGGCTCACAGCAGGACTGTTCAGAGTATCTCAGATTCCTTCTAGAAAG GTTGCACGAAGAGGAGAAAACGCTTCACGTTYTGCAATCAGCCAAGCCAACAGTAGCCTCCCTGGTTGATCCGATCAGCAGAGACCCAACAACTTCTGAAGACCGCAAGGACTCCCATTTGGTTGAAGCGGAGAACCGATGTGCAAACGATGGAAGGACTTTGATAGAGCAGATGTTTGGTGGAAAGCTGATTACAGGCATTCGGTGCATGCAGTGTAACAGCATCTCYGAGAAAGAAGAGCCTTTTACAGACTTGTCTTTGGCCTTTTGTCCGTCTTCTTCCTCTCAGGGCAGTCCCAAAGCAGAGAGACCTACAGAGGAAGGCAAGGTGCTCTGTCAGGGATCTGTCAATGGTGGCAGCGAAGCTCCTGAAAYAAGCAATGTAGCTACTAACGTTCAGTATGAGCCAGTGACGAACGAACCTCCTCTGTCTGTGCCTGACCTGGTGAACTATTTTCTGGCTCCTGAGATCCTGGAYGAAGACAATGCGTAYTTTTGCGAGAAGTGTGTTTCCCTCCAACGAGCTGAGAGGACCATGAAGGTGGTTTCCGCGCCAGAGTACCTCATCCTCACGTTGCTCCGATTCTCTTACGATGCCAAAAGCCATATCCGCAAGAAGATCCTAGATAACGTCATCATCCCGCCAGCCCTGAGACTTCCTGTCCATGCCTCTGCGACGCCAGTGCAGTGGTCCTCTGCCTCCTCGTCTCCTTTGCAAGTTGATTCTCCGGAAAGCAGCGAGAACCTGGCTAAGAAACTCAAACCATCAcaaggagaagaggaggaagagaggaagatgagGTTAGATGAAGCTGAGAAGATGACCAGAGGAAGAGAGACTTCAGTCCAATCAGTGCCCTATATGCTCAGCTCTGTCGTGGTGCATTCTGGGGTTTCCTCGGAGAGCGGCCACTACTACTCYTACGGACGAAACATCAACGGAGCGGATGGGACACAGCACCCAGCGGGTCTGTCTCCTGTCAAACAGGATTCAGCGAGCGACCAGGACGCTTGTAGCCTCTGCACATCAGAACAAGGCGACTCAATACCCAACACGAGCCTGGAGACGAAGGACTGGCTCCTGTTCAATGACAGCAGAGTGACGTACACTTCYCTACAGTCAGTACAAAACATCACCAATCGCTTCCCCAAAGACACAGCCTATGTGCTCATGTACAGGAAGCAGGAGCTGCCAGGGTTGAATGGAAACGAGGGACAAATGGCAAATGGAATGAGACTGAGTGCCGAGCCTCCCCTGCAGAAAGAGCTGCTGGATGCTATCATCAAAGACAACAAGCTGTATTTACAG GAGCAGGAGCTCAGTGCTCGGACCCAGGCTCTTCAGGCgtcttcgtcttcctgctcatTCAGGCCAAACGGTTCAGATGACAACAACCCACCAGGGAGCTGCGGCCcatctggaggaggaggaggaggaggagggggaggctTCAACACCATTAGCAGACTGGTcttctaa